A single region of the Grus americana isolate bGruAme1 chromosome 3, bGruAme1.mat, whole genome shotgun sequence genome encodes:
- the NPHP1 gene encoding nephrocystin-1 isoform X1: MSGRRARGPLQRVQRRSRELQAQVEALRAESAAPAPGQRKALSQRCLQLKKLVDENTNALRDLKKADEPAPVGNYNQRKEEEEKLLLKLSQQLQNLVPVLHQDNVTTNYAADEEHQKDPQTEDENGEEDESEDEESSEEEDSEEADDNDDDEDKLLDDPNVKECIAVGNFHAQQEGDLTFTKGEILLIHDKKADGWWVAENSKGERGLVPRTYLAVHNEDGESQEQSEEHIEVVDETADGTEIKKRTDSHWSAVRRAITENDTVEVLATIGAVPAGFRPSTLFQLLEEGNQFRASYFLQPELTPSQLAFKDLVWNSEKNTIYPRPTRVSLIVTLCSCKMIPLPGVSIQVLSRHVRLCLFDGNRVLSNIHTVRATWQPKNPQTWTFSPRVTGILPSLLDGDCFVRSNSLSSDIGILFELGITYIRNSTGERGELSCGWAFLKLFTSNGMPVPSKMYELLLNGGTPYERGVEVDPSISRRAGSGVFHQFITLKKQPVLLVKLRSLSVQSKDILNLLPETLIGSMCYIHLLIFYRQILGDALLKERVSMQSTDLICNPILATFPELMDQPDLMDALRSAWADRERTLKRLEKRDREFLKSLFVLVYHDSVFPLLQSTLLPDYKWAEEESEASRWKVIADFLKKSQENDGALQYLLSSENTHKAFDISELAYDFLGEVRKNDAGV, translated from the exons ATGTCGGGGCGGCGGGCTCGGGGCCCGCTGCAGCGGGTGCAACGGCGGAGCCGGGAGCTGCAGGCGCAG GTGGAAGCGCTGCGGGCGGAgagcgcggccccggcccccgggCAGCGGAAGGCCCTTTCGCAGAG ATGTTTGCAGCTGAAGAAATTGGTGGACGAGAATACAAATGCTCTTCGTGATTTGAAAAAA GCTGATGAGCCTGCGCCTGTGGGGAATTACaatcagaggaaagaagaagaagaaaagctgttgcTAAAACTctctcagcagctgcagaatCTTGTTCCTGTCTTGCATCAGGATAACGTGACTACGAATTATGCAGC GGATGAGGAACATCAGAAGGATCCtcaaacagaagatgaaaatggAGAAGAGGATGAGAGTGAAGATGAAGAAAGTAGTGAGGAGGAAGACAGCGAAGAAGCAGATGacaatgatgatgatgaggatAAATTGTTGGATGATCCAAATGTTAAAGAATGTATTGCAGTTGGAAACTTTCATGCACAGCAGGAAGGGGATCTCACATTTACG AAAGGTGAAATCCTACTCATACATGACAAGAAGGCGGATGGCTGGTGGGTAGCCGAAAACTCGAAAGGGGAGAGAGGCCTCGTTCCTAGAACCTATCTTGCG GTCCATAATGAGGATGGTGAAAGCCAAGAGCAAAGTGAAGAACACATAGAAGTGGTGGATGAAACAGCAGAtggaactgaaattaaaaaaag aacAGATTCTCACTGGAGTGCTGTAAGAAGAGCTATCACAGAG AATGACACAGTCGAGGTACTGGCAACCATAGGAGCAGTTCCTGCAGGATTCCGCCCATCCACACTTTTCCAGCTCTTAGAAGAAG GCAATCAGTTTCGAGCAAGTTACTTTTTGCAGCCTGAACTTACGCCATCACAGCTGGCTTTCAAAGACTTGGTGTggaactctgaaaaaaatact ATCTACCCTAGACCAACTCGAGTATCCCTGATTGTAACTTTATGTAGCTGTAAAATGATTCCCCTCCCAGGAGTCAGCATACAGGTTCTCAGTAGACACGTCCGACTCTGTCTGTTCGACGGCAATCGG gtgCTGAGTAACATTCACACAGTGAGAGCTACGTGGCAACCTAAAAATCCTCAAACGTGGACCTTTTCTCCAAGG GTAACAGGCATTTTACCCAGCTTGCTCGATGGTGACTGTTTTGTCAGGTCCAACTCTCTGTCTTCAGACATTGGTATATTATTTGAACTTGGCATCACTTACATTCGCAAT tcAACAGGTGAAAGAGGAGAGCTAAGCTGTGGCTGGgcatttctgaagctttttacGTCTAACGGAATGCCTGTTCCTTCCAA GATGTACGAGCTGCTGTTAAATGGTGGTACTCCCTATGAGAGAGGCGTTGAGGTTGACCCATCAATATCAAGAAGAG CAGGGAGTGGTGTTTTTCATCAGTTTATAACACTCAAGAAACAGCCTGTGCTTCTAGTGAAACTGAGGTCATTAAGTGTGCAGTCGAAAGACATCCTGAA TTTGCTACCAGAAACGTTAATTGGCAGTATGTGCTACATCCATCTCTTGATATTCTATCGACAAATACTTGGTGATGCACTCCTGAAAGAGAGAGTAAGCATGCAAAGCACAG atttaATCTGCAATCCCATTTTAGCAACTTTCCCTGAACTCATGGATCAACCAGACCTGATGGACGCACTTCGG agCGCTTGGGCAGATAGAGAAAGAACGCTGAAGAGGCTCGAGAAG agagatcGAGAATTTCTAAAGTCTCTGTTTGTCCTGGTGTACCACGACTctgtctttcctctcctccagtCCACTCTCCTCCCCGACTACAAGTGGGCTGAGGAAGAGTCAGAAGCATCTCGCTGGAAGGTGATTGCTGACTTTTTGAAAAAGAGCCAAGAGAACGATGGTGCACTTCAGTATCTGCTCTCATCAGAAAACACTCACAAAGCCTTTGATATCTCTGAGCTGGCTTACGATTTCTTAGGAGAAGTAAGGAAAAATGATGCTGGAGTATGA
- the NPHP1 gene encoding nephrocystin-1 isoform X2 — MSGRRARGPLQRVQRRSRELQAQVEALRAESAAPAPGQRKALSQRCLQLKKLVDENTNALRDLKKADEPAPVGNYNQRKEEEEKLLLKLSQQLQNLVPVLHQDNVTTNYAADEEHQKDPQTEDENGEEDESEDEESSEEEDSEEADDNDDDEDKLLDDPNVKECIAVGNFHAQQEGDLTFTKGEILLIHDKKADGWWVAENSKGERGLVPRTYLAVHNEDGESQEQSEEHIEVVDETADGTEIKKRTDSHWSAVRRAITENDTVEVLATIGAVPAGFRPSTLFQLLEEGNQFRASYFLQPELTPSQLAFKDLVWNSEKNTIYPRPTRVSLIVTLCSCKMIPLPGVSIQVLSRHVRLCLFDGNRVLSNIHTVRATWQPKNPQTWTFSPRVTGILPSLLDGDCFVRSNSLSSDIGILFELGITYIRNSTGERGELSCGWAFLKLFTSNGMPVPSKMYELLLNGGTPYERGVEVDPSISRRGSGVFHQFITLKKQPVLLVKLRSLSVQSKDILNLLPETLIGSMCYIHLLIFYRQILGDALLKERVSMQSTDLICNPILATFPELMDQPDLMDALRSAWADRERTLKRLEKRDREFLKSLFVLVYHDSVFPLLQSTLLPDYKWAEEESEASRWKVIADFLKKSQENDGALQYLLSSENTHKAFDISELAYDFLGEVRKNDAGV, encoded by the exons ATGTCGGGGCGGCGGGCTCGGGGCCCGCTGCAGCGGGTGCAACGGCGGAGCCGGGAGCTGCAGGCGCAG GTGGAAGCGCTGCGGGCGGAgagcgcggccccggcccccgggCAGCGGAAGGCCCTTTCGCAGAG ATGTTTGCAGCTGAAGAAATTGGTGGACGAGAATACAAATGCTCTTCGTGATTTGAAAAAA GCTGATGAGCCTGCGCCTGTGGGGAATTACaatcagaggaaagaagaagaagaaaagctgttgcTAAAACTctctcagcagctgcagaatCTTGTTCCTGTCTTGCATCAGGATAACGTGACTACGAATTATGCAGC GGATGAGGAACATCAGAAGGATCCtcaaacagaagatgaaaatggAGAAGAGGATGAGAGTGAAGATGAAGAAAGTAGTGAGGAGGAAGACAGCGAAGAAGCAGATGacaatgatgatgatgaggatAAATTGTTGGATGATCCAAATGTTAAAGAATGTATTGCAGTTGGAAACTTTCATGCACAGCAGGAAGGGGATCTCACATTTACG AAAGGTGAAATCCTACTCATACATGACAAGAAGGCGGATGGCTGGTGGGTAGCCGAAAACTCGAAAGGGGAGAGAGGCCTCGTTCCTAGAACCTATCTTGCG GTCCATAATGAGGATGGTGAAAGCCAAGAGCAAAGTGAAGAACACATAGAAGTGGTGGATGAAACAGCAGAtggaactgaaattaaaaaaag aacAGATTCTCACTGGAGTGCTGTAAGAAGAGCTATCACAGAG AATGACACAGTCGAGGTACTGGCAACCATAGGAGCAGTTCCTGCAGGATTCCGCCCATCCACACTTTTCCAGCTCTTAGAAGAAG GCAATCAGTTTCGAGCAAGTTACTTTTTGCAGCCTGAACTTACGCCATCACAGCTGGCTTTCAAAGACTTGGTGTggaactctgaaaaaaatact ATCTACCCTAGACCAACTCGAGTATCCCTGATTGTAACTTTATGTAGCTGTAAAATGATTCCCCTCCCAGGAGTCAGCATACAGGTTCTCAGTAGACACGTCCGACTCTGTCTGTTCGACGGCAATCGG gtgCTGAGTAACATTCACACAGTGAGAGCTACGTGGCAACCTAAAAATCCTCAAACGTGGACCTTTTCTCCAAGG GTAACAGGCATTTTACCCAGCTTGCTCGATGGTGACTGTTTTGTCAGGTCCAACTCTCTGTCTTCAGACATTGGTATATTATTTGAACTTGGCATCACTTACATTCGCAAT tcAACAGGTGAAAGAGGAGAGCTAAGCTGTGGCTGGgcatttctgaagctttttacGTCTAACGGAATGCCTGTTCCTTCCAA GATGTACGAGCTGCTGTTAAATGGTGGTACTCCCTATGAGAGAGGCGTTGAGGTTGACCCATCAATATCAAGAAGAG GGAGTGGTGTTTTTCATCAGTTTATAACACTCAAGAAACAGCCTGTGCTTCTAGTGAAACTGAGGTCATTAAGTGTGCAGTCGAAAGACATCCTGAA TTTGCTACCAGAAACGTTAATTGGCAGTATGTGCTACATCCATCTCTTGATATTCTATCGACAAATACTTGGTGATGCACTCCTGAAAGAGAGAGTAAGCATGCAAAGCACAG atttaATCTGCAATCCCATTTTAGCAACTTTCCCTGAACTCATGGATCAACCAGACCTGATGGACGCACTTCGG agCGCTTGGGCAGATAGAGAAAGAACGCTGAAGAGGCTCGAGAAG agagatcGAGAATTTCTAAAGTCTCTGTTTGTCCTGGTGTACCACGACTctgtctttcctctcctccagtCCACTCTCCTCCCCGACTACAAGTGGGCTGAGGAAGAGTCAGAAGCATCTCGCTGGAAGGTGATTGCTGACTTTTTGAAAAAGAGCCAAGAGAACGATGGTGCACTTCAGTATCTGCTCTCATCAGAAAACACTCACAAAGCCTTTGATATCTCTGAGCTGGCTTACGATTTCTTAGGAGAAGTAAGGAAAAATGATGCTGGAGTATGA
- the NPHP1 gene encoding nephrocystin-1 isoform X4 yields the protein MSGRRARGPLQRVQRRSRELQAQVEALRAESAAPAPGQRKALSQRCLQLKKLVDENTNALRDLKKADEPAPVGNYNQRKEEEEKLLLKLSQQLQNLVPVLHQDNVTTNYAADEEHQKDPQTEDENGEEDESEDEESSEEEDSEEADDNDDDEDKLLDDPNVKECIAVGNFHAQQEGDLTFTKGEILLIHDKKADGWWVAENSKGERGLVPRTYLAVHNEDGESQEQSEEHIEVVDETADGTEIKKRTDSHWSAVRRAITENDTVEVLATIGAVPAGFRPSTLFQLLEEGNQFRASYFLQPELTPSQLAFKDLVWNSEKNTIYPRPTRVSLIVTLCSCKMIPLPGVSIQVLSRHVRLCLFDGNRVLSNIHTVRATWQPKNPQTWTFSPRVTGILPSLLDGDCFVRSNSLSSDIGILFELGITYIRNSTGERGELSCGWAFLKLFTSNGMPVPSKMYELLLNGGTPYERGVEVDPSISRRGSGVFHQFITLKKQPVLLVKLRSLSVQSKDILNLLPETLIGSMCYIHLLIFYRQILGDALLKERVSMQSTDLICNPILATFPELMDQPDLMDALRSAWADRERTLKRLEKSTLLPDYKWAEEESEASRWKVIADFLKKSQENDGALQYLLSSENTHKAFDISELAYDFLGEVRKNDAGV from the exons ATGTCGGGGCGGCGGGCTCGGGGCCCGCTGCAGCGGGTGCAACGGCGGAGCCGGGAGCTGCAGGCGCAG GTGGAAGCGCTGCGGGCGGAgagcgcggccccggcccccgggCAGCGGAAGGCCCTTTCGCAGAG ATGTTTGCAGCTGAAGAAATTGGTGGACGAGAATACAAATGCTCTTCGTGATTTGAAAAAA GCTGATGAGCCTGCGCCTGTGGGGAATTACaatcagaggaaagaagaagaagaaaagctgttgcTAAAACTctctcagcagctgcagaatCTTGTTCCTGTCTTGCATCAGGATAACGTGACTACGAATTATGCAGC GGATGAGGAACATCAGAAGGATCCtcaaacagaagatgaaaatggAGAAGAGGATGAGAGTGAAGATGAAGAAAGTAGTGAGGAGGAAGACAGCGAAGAAGCAGATGacaatgatgatgatgaggatAAATTGTTGGATGATCCAAATGTTAAAGAATGTATTGCAGTTGGAAACTTTCATGCACAGCAGGAAGGGGATCTCACATTTACG AAAGGTGAAATCCTACTCATACATGACAAGAAGGCGGATGGCTGGTGGGTAGCCGAAAACTCGAAAGGGGAGAGAGGCCTCGTTCCTAGAACCTATCTTGCG GTCCATAATGAGGATGGTGAAAGCCAAGAGCAAAGTGAAGAACACATAGAAGTGGTGGATGAAACAGCAGAtggaactgaaattaaaaaaag aacAGATTCTCACTGGAGTGCTGTAAGAAGAGCTATCACAGAG AATGACACAGTCGAGGTACTGGCAACCATAGGAGCAGTTCCTGCAGGATTCCGCCCATCCACACTTTTCCAGCTCTTAGAAGAAG GCAATCAGTTTCGAGCAAGTTACTTTTTGCAGCCTGAACTTACGCCATCACAGCTGGCTTTCAAAGACTTGGTGTggaactctgaaaaaaatact ATCTACCCTAGACCAACTCGAGTATCCCTGATTGTAACTTTATGTAGCTGTAAAATGATTCCCCTCCCAGGAGTCAGCATACAGGTTCTCAGTAGACACGTCCGACTCTGTCTGTTCGACGGCAATCGG gtgCTGAGTAACATTCACACAGTGAGAGCTACGTGGCAACCTAAAAATCCTCAAACGTGGACCTTTTCTCCAAGG GTAACAGGCATTTTACCCAGCTTGCTCGATGGTGACTGTTTTGTCAGGTCCAACTCTCTGTCTTCAGACATTGGTATATTATTTGAACTTGGCATCACTTACATTCGCAAT tcAACAGGTGAAAGAGGAGAGCTAAGCTGTGGCTGGgcatttctgaagctttttacGTCTAACGGAATGCCTGTTCCTTCCAA GATGTACGAGCTGCTGTTAAATGGTGGTACTCCCTATGAGAGAGGCGTTGAGGTTGACCCATCAATATCAAGAAGAG GGAGTGGTGTTTTTCATCAGTTTATAACACTCAAGAAACAGCCTGTGCTTCTAGTGAAACTGAGGTCATTAAGTGTGCAGTCGAAAGACATCCTGAA TTTGCTACCAGAAACGTTAATTGGCAGTATGTGCTACATCCATCTCTTGATATTCTATCGACAAATACTTGGTGATGCACTCCTGAAAGAGAGAGTAAGCATGCAAAGCACAG atttaATCTGCAATCCCATTTTAGCAACTTTCCCTGAACTCATGGATCAACCAGACCTGATGGACGCACTTCGG agCGCTTGGGCAGATAGAGAAAGAACGCTGAAGAGGCTCGAGAAG tCCACTCTCCTCCCCGACTACAAGTGGGCTGAGGAAGAGTCAGAAGCATCTCGCTGGAAGGTGATTGCTGACTTTTTGAAAAAGAGCCAAGAGAACGATGGTGCACTTCAGTATCTGCTCTCATCAGAAAACACTCACAAAGCCTTTGATATCTCTGAGCTGGCTTACGATTTCTTAGGAGAAGTAAGGAAAAATGATGCTGGAGTATGA
- the MALL gene encoding MAL-like protein: MASACPPAASTQPALPSGPTVFKTIPYAFILPEILCGTWVWILVAATSVSFPLLQGWVMYVSLSSCLISLLLLLSYLFGFHKNSENWKVLDSLYHGATAILYMSAAVLQANATIRSEFGSNSPLHYQLNCAASFFAFITTFLYILHAFSIYYQ; this comes from the exons ATGGCCTCTGCATGTCCCCCTGCGGCCTCCACACAGCCCGCCTTGCCCTCCGGACCCACCGTTTTCAAAACCATCCCCTACGCCTTCATCCTACCGGAGATA CTCTGCGGGACCTGGGTGTGGATCCTCGTTGCTGCTACCTCCGTCTCCTTCCCATTGCTGCAGGGATGGGTGATGTACGTGTCCCTCAGCTCCTGCCtcatctccctgctgctcctcctcagctACCTCTTTGGCTTTCACAAAAACAGCGAGAACTGGAAAGTGCTG GACAGTTTGTACCACGGCGCCACAGCCATTCTGTACATGAGTGCTGCTGTCTTGCAAGCCAATGCGACCATCCGCTCTGAGTTCGGTTCCAACTCGCCGCTTCACTACCAGCTCAACTGCGCCGCATCG TTCTTTGCCTTCATCACGACCTTCCTGTACATCCTCCATGCCTTCAGCATTTACTACCAGTGA
- the NPHP1 gene encoding nephrocystin-1 isoform X3 encodes MSGRRARGPLQRVQRRSRELQAQVEALRAESAAPAPGQRKALSQRCLQLKKLVDENTNALRDLKKADEPAPVGNYNQRKEEEEKLLLKLSQQLQNLVPVLHQDNVTTNYAADEEHQKDPQTEDENGEEDESEDEESSEEEDSEEADDNDDDEDKLLDDPNVKECIAVGNFHAQQEGDLTFTKGEILLIHDKKADGWWVAENSKGERGLVPRTYLAVHNEDGESQEQSEEHIEVVDETADGTEIKKRTDSHWSAVRRAITENDTVEVLATIGAVPAGFRPSTLFQLLEEGNQFRASYFLQPELTPSQLAFKDLVWNSEKNTIYPRPTRVSLIVTLCSCKMIPLPGVSIQVLSRHVRLCLFDGNRVLSNIHTVRATWQPKNPQTWTFSPRVTGILPSLLDGDCFVRSNSLSSDIGILFELGITYIRNSTGERGELSCGWAFLKLFTSNGMPVPSKMYELLLNGGTPYERGVEVDPSISRRAGSGVFHQFITLKKQPVLLVKLRSLSVQSKDILNLLPETLIGSMCYIHLLIFYRQILGDALLKERVSMQSTDLICNPILATFPELMDQPDLMDALRSAWADRERTLKRLEKSTLLPDYKWAEEESEASRWKVIADFLKKSQENDGALQYLLSSENTHKAFDISELAYDFLGEVRKNDAGV; translated from the exons ATGTCGGGGCGGCGGGCTCGGGGCCCGCTGCAGCGGGTGCAACGGCGGAGCCGGGAGCTGCAGGCGCAG GTGGAAGCGCTGCGGGCGGAgagcgcggccccggcccccgggCAGCGGAAGGCCCTTTCGCAGAG ATGTTTGCAGCTGAAGAAATTGGTGGACGAGAATACAAATGCTCTTCGTGATTTGAAAAAA GCTGATGAGCCTGCGCCTGTGGGGAATTACaatcagaggaaagaagaagaagaaaagctgttgcTAAAACTctctcagcagctgcagaatCTTGTTCCTGTCTTGCATCAGGATAACGTGACTACGAATTATGCAGC GGATGAGGAACATCAGAAGGATCCtcaaacagaagatgaaaatggAGAAGAGGATGAGAGTGAAGATGAAGAAAGTAGTGAGGAGGAAGACAGCGAAGAAGCAGATGacaatgatgatgatgaggatAAATTGTTGGATGATCCAAATGTTAAAGAATGTATTGCAGTTGGAAACTTTCATGCACAGCAGGAAGGGGATCTCACATTTACG AAAGGTGAAATCCTACTCATACATGACAAGAAGGCGGATGGCTGGTGGGTAGCCGAAAACTCGAAAGGGGAGAGAGGCCTCGTTCCTAGAACCTATCTTGCG GTCCATAATGAGGATGGTGAAAGCCAAGAGCAAAGTGAAGAACACATAGAAGTGGTGGATGAAACAGCAGAtggaactgaaattaaaaaaag aacAGATTCTCACTGGAGTGCTGTAAGAAGAGCTATCACAGAG AATGACACAGTCGAGGTACTGGCAACCATAGGAGCAGTTCCTGCAGGATTCCGCCCATCCACACTTTTCCAGCTCTTAGAAGAAG GCAATCAGTTTCGAGCAAGTTACTTTTTGCAGCCTGAACTTACGCCATCACAGCTGGCTTTCAAAGACTTGGTGTggaactctgaaaaaaatact ATCTACCCTAGACCAACTCGAGTATCCCTGATTGTAACTTTATGTAGCTGTAAAATGATTCCCCTCCCAGGAGTCAGCATACAGGTTCTCAGTAGACACGTCCGACTCTGTCTGTTCGACGGCAATCGG gtgCTGAGTAACATTCACACAGTGAGAGCTACGTGGCAACCTAAAAATCCTCAAACGTGGACCTTTTCTCCAAGG GTAACAGGCATTTTACCCAGCTTGCTCGATGGTGACTGTTTTGTCAGGTCCAACTCTCTGTCTTCAGACATTGGTATATTATTTGAACTTGGCATCACTTACATTCGCAAT tcAACAGGTGAAAGAGGAGAGCTAAGCTGTGGCTGGgcatttctgaagctttttacGTCTAACGGAATGCCTGTTCCTTCCAA GATGTACGAGCTGCTGTTAAATGGTGGTACTCCCTATGAGAGAGGCGTTGAGGTTGACCCATCAATATCAAGAAGAG CAGGGAGTGGTGTTTTTCATCAGTTTATAACACTCAAGAAACAGCCTGTGCTTCTAGTGAAACTGAGGTCATTAAGTGTGCAGTCGAAAGACATCCTGAA TTTGCTACCAGAAACGTTAATTGGCAGTATGTGCTACATCCATCTCTTGATATTCTATCGACAAATACTTGGTGATGCACTCCTGAAAGAGAGAGTAAGCATGCAAAGCACAG atttaATCTGCAATCCCATTTTAGCAACTTTCCCTGAACTCATGGATCAACCAGACCTGATGGACGCACTTCGG agCGCTTGGGCAGATAGAGAAAGAACGCTGAAGAGGCTCGAGAAG tCCACTCTCCTCCCCGACTACAAGTGGGCTGAGGAAGAGTCAGAAGCATCTCGCTGGAAGGTGATTGCTGACTTTTTGAAAAAGAGCCAAGAGAACGATGGTGCACTTCAGTATCTGCTCTCATCAGAAAACACTCACAAAGCCTTTGATATCTCTGAGCTGGCTTACGATTTCTTAGGAGAAGTAAGGAAAAATGATGCTGGAGTATGA
- the ASB3 gene encoding ankyrin repeat and SOCS box protein 3, translating to MDFTEAYSDRCSAVGLAAREGNVKMLKKLLKQGYSIDVPDNRGWVPIHEAAAHNSSECLRLLVHAAPSEDYINSKTFEGMCALHLSARHGSLESVRALLEAGADPNKVTTEATTPLFLAVENGHVDVVKFLLQHGANVKGPHSWSGWNSLHQASFQGCTEIMKILLEKGASKECKDDFGITPLFVAAQYGKLESLRLLVSHGAAINCQAKDRATPLLIAAQEGHAECVALLLSKGADPNLYCNEDNWQLPIHAAAEMGHTKILELLIPITDRICDRGKGKVSPVYSAVYGGNKECLEMLLKEGYSPDAQECLNFNCRSPMCMVFQKEWFYLIDVFLKYGITLLGINLGYCLFHEKFTFFQRFLKLGCLLPSGDELSEFISYTIKAHEEYKEWLPYLLLAGFNPVNLMRRFWIFSVSENALNFILEFTNWKTLPPAVEQDLSDYKEKFAWTPKSHFAFIPSLSHLCRLEIRSILTSKCLRSDWFIRELPLPACLQDYLLYFDVLRANAIPEVEDYLRQREEGAPSTSHSGAEDADGRDTCNASAT from the exons ATGGATTTCACGGAAGCCTATTCCGATCGATGTTCCGCCGTGGGGCTTGCAgccagagaaggaaatgttaaaatgctgaagaaacTACTCAAGCAGGGATACAGCATCGATGTTCCAGATAACAGGGGGTGGGTGCCGATCCatgaagcagcagctcacaATTCAAGTGAATGTCTGAGGCTGCTAGTTCATGCAG CTCCCTCTGAAGACTACATAAATTCAAAGACGTTTGAAGGAATGTGCGCGCTGCACCTTTCAGCACGCCACGGGTCTTTGGAAAGTGTTCGTGCTCTTTTGGAAGCTGGAGCTGACCCCAACAAAGTTACCACTGAAGCAACTACCCCACTGTTCCTAG CTGTTGAAAATGGACATGTAGACGTTGTAAAGTTTCTGCTCCAACACGGAGCAAATGTTAAAGGACCTCATTCTTGGTCTGGATGGAATTCTTTGCACCAAGCTTCTTTTCAG ggaTGCACTGAGATAATGAAAATACTCCTGGAGAAAGGGGCAAGCAAGGAATGTAAGGATGACTTTGGAATTACGCCTTTGTTTGTTGCTGCTCAGTATGGAAAGCTGGAGAGTTTAAGGCTGCTTGTATCCCATG GTGCAGCCATAAACTGTCAAGCGAAGGACAGAGCCACTCCCCTGCTGATTGCTGCACAGGAGGGCCACGCCGAATGCGTGGCACTGCTGTTATCCAAAGGTGCAGATCCAAATCTCTACTGCAACGAGGATAACTGGCAGTTACCTATTcatgcagcagctgaaatggGCCATACAAA gatATTGGAGTTGCTAATACCAATTACTGATCGGATTTGTGATAGAGGCAAAGGCAAAGTGAGCCCTGTGTACTCAGCAGTATATGGTGGTAACAAAGAATGTTTGGAAATGTTACTTAAGGAAGGCTACAGTCCAGATGCTCAAGAGTGTCTTAACTTCAACTGCAGATCACCCATGTGTATGGTCTTCCAAAAAGA GTGGTTTTATTTAATtgatgttttcctgaaatacgGCATCACCTTACTTGGGATTAATTTGGGATATTGCCTGTTCCATgaaaagtttacttttttccaaCGCTTCTTGAAGCTGGGCTGTTTGCTGCCTTCTGGGGACGAGTTATCGGAGTTCATCAGCTACACAATTAAAGCGCACGAGGAGTACAAGGAATGGCTGCCTTATCTGCTCTTGGCCGGTTTTAATCCAGTGAATTTAATGCGCAGATTCTG GATTTTCTCTGTGAGCGAGAATGCCCTTAATTTCATCCTGGAGTTCACGAACTGGAAGACACTTCCTCCAGCTGTAGAGCAAGACCTTTCAGACTACAAAGAGAAGTTCGCTTGGACTCCCAAGAGCCATTTTG ccTTCATTCCTTCCCTGTCTCATCTTTGTCGTCTTGAGATCCGGTCCATTTTAACGAGCAAATGCCTACGATCAGACTGGTTTATCCGGGAATTGCCATTGCCAGCTTGTCTCCAGGACTACCTTCTCTACTTCGATGTACTGCGAGCCAACGCTATCCCAGAAGTGGAAGATTATCTGcggcagagagaggagggagctCCCTCTACCAGCCACTCTGGCGCTGAAGACGCAGATGGGAGGGACACCTGTAATGCCAGTGCTACGTGA
- the MTLN gene encoding mitoregulin yields MGLEALGPRAVRWALLAAFAAGVVVGWQAGRARRRFLRWRQRRLQRRLAAAQEQLEAS; encoded by the coding sequence ATGGGGCTGGAGGCGCTGGGGCCGCGGGCCGTGCGCTGGGCGCTGCTGGCCGCCTTCGCGGCCGGGGTGGTGGTGGGCTGGCAGGCGGGCCGTGCCCGCCGCCGGTTCCTCCGCTGGCGCCAGCGCCGCCTCCAGCGCCGTCTCGCCGCcgcccaggagcagctggaggcGTCCTGA